In Carya illinoinensis cultivar Pawnee chromosome 10, C.illinoinensisPawnee_v1, whole genome shotgun sequence, one DNA window encodes the following:
- the LOC122279418 gene encoding receptor protein kinase TMK1-like, with amino-acid sequence MICLHRSTMERHKSFVFPLLLSLLAVVFGATDPNDVAILNQFKKGLENPELLKWPENGADPCGSNWNYVVCKGDRVTQIQVQNVGLSGPLPQNLNQLSMLTDLGLQKNRFTGALPSFRGLSNLRNAYLDNNEFDIIPADFFDGLVDLEVLALDNINLNATTGWMFPAQLQESLQLRNLSCMSCNLVGPLPSFLGNLSSLSNLKLSGNNLYGEIPASFSGMNLGILWLNDQNGGGLTGPIDVVTTMTLLTSLWLHGNRFTGEIPASIGNLTLLEDLNLNGNQLVGLIPDSLANMALRNLDLSNNRLMGPIPNFKATKASSDSNAFCQSTPGVRCDPAVMALIEFLGWVNYPSKLVSSWTGNDPCGGQWLGLSCNPSNEIYIINMPKFYLNGSLSPSVANLGALTQIRLQNNNLSGPIPQNWSSLKYLTLLDLTGNNISPPLPKFSDSVKLVIDPLLSGNQSQEAPPAGNSPQENGPSSGSSHSPSRNPSSPTTGDGTAGEPKSSKRSILVSVVAPAASVVAVAFLVIPLSVYCCKKRKDASPTASSVVIHPRDPSDSDNMFKVVVANNTNGSTSTLTGSCSGSRNSSGMDESHVIEAGNLVISVQVLRNVTKNFSPENELGRGGFGVVYKGELDDGTKIAVKRMEAGVITSKALDEFQSEIAVLSKVRHRHLVSLLGYCIEGNERILVYEYMPQGALSKHLFHWKSLKLEPLSWKRRLNIALDVARGLEYLHSMAHQSFIHRDLKSSNILLGDDFRAKISDFGLVKLAPDGEKSVETRLAGTFGYLAPEYAVTGKITTKVDVFSFGVVLMELLTGLMALDDNRPEESQYLAAWFLRIKSDKEKLAAGIDPALDANEETFESIYTISQLAAHCTAREPSQRPDMGHAVNVLAPLVEKWRPFDDDAEEYSGIDYNLPLNQMVKGWQEGKDFSYMALEDSKDSIPARPTGFAESFTSADGR; translated from the exons ATGATATGCCTTCACAGATCTACCATGGAACGCCATAAAAGCTTTGTCTTTCCACTCCTCCTCTCACTTCTCGCGGTGGTTTTCGGCGCTACTGACCCCAATGACGTTGCGATTCTCAACCAGTTCAAGAAAGGGCTGGAGAACCCAGAGCTCCTGAAGTGGCCCGAGAATGGTGCTGACCCATGCGGGTCTAACTGGAACTACGTGGTTTGTAAGGGCGACAGGGTCACCCAGATTCAGGTCCAAAACGTGGGCCTGAGTGGCCCTCTCCCGCAGAACCTCAACCAGCTCTCCATGCTCACAGACCTTGGTCTCCAGAAGAACAGATTCACCGGGGCTTTACCATCGTTCCGGGGCTTGTCCAATCTGCGCAATGCCTACTTGGACAACAATGAGTTCGATATCATTCCTGCTGATTTCTTTGATGGGCTTGTGGATTTGGAGGTATTGGCATTGGATAACATCAATTTGAATGCCACTACCGGGTGGATGTTCCCTGCTCAGTTGCAGGAGTCGCTCCAGTTGAGAAATCTTTCTTGTATGAGTTGCAATTTGGTGGGTCCGTTACCAAGCTTTCTGGGAAATCTTTCTTCTCTAtcaaacttgaaactttctggGAACAATTTATATGGTGAAATTCCGGCGAGTTTTAGCGGTATGAATTTGGGGATTCTCTGGTTGAATGACCAGAATGGAGGCGGACTGACGGGTCCGATCGACGTGGTGACAACAATGACCTTACTTACGAGTCTCTGGCTTCATGGGAACCGATTCACTGGGGAGATTCCTGCGAGCATTGGGAATTTGACTCTGCTCGAGGATCTCAATCTGAATGGTAATCAACTTGTTGGCTTAATTCCTGATAGCTTAGCTAATATGGCATTGCGTAATTTGGATTTGAGCAATAATAGGCTAATGGGTCCAATACCGAACTTCAAAGCCACAAAGGCCTCTTCTGATTCTAATGCATTTTGTCAATCAACTCCTGGGGTTCGTTGTGACCCGGCTGTTATGGCACTTATAGAGTTCCTTGGGTGGGTGAATTACCCTTCAAAGCTCGTTTCTTCGTGGACTGGTAATGACCCTTGTGGAGGGCAGTGGTTGGGACTGAGTTGCAATCCCAGCAACGAGATTTATATCATAAACATGCCTAAATTTTATCTCAACGGTTCATTGAGTCCTTCGGTTGCAAACTTAGGAGCCCTTACTCAAATTAGACTTCAGAATAATAACTTGAGCGGTCCGATTCCCCAAAACTGGAGTAGCTTGAAATATTTGACACTGTTGGACCTAACTGGGAACAATATTTCCCCTCCCTTGCCGAAATTCAGTGACAGTGTGAAACTTGTCATTGACCCTCTATTGAGTGGTAATCAATCGCAGGAAGCCCCCCCGGCAGGGAACAGTCCACAAGAAAATGGCCCATCATCTGGTAGTTCGCATTCCCCATCAAGAAACCCCTCTTCACCAACAACTGGCGATGGTACTGCTGGTGAACCAAAAAGTTCTAAGAGGTCCATTTTGGTTTCGGTTGTGGCCCCTGCTGCAAGTGTCGTAGCTGTAGCTTTTCTGGTCATACCTCTATCTGTCTATTGTTGTAAGAAGAGAAAAGACGCCTCCCCGACTGCTAGTTCAGTTGTAATTCACCCAAGAGATCCATCTGATTCAGATAACATGTTCAAGGTGGTTGTTGCCAACAACACCAATGGGAGCACTTCTACACTGACGGGGAGTTGTTCTGGAAGCAGAAATAGTAGTGGAATGGATGAATCTCATGTCATTGAAGCTGGAAATCTTGTCATATCAGTTCAAGTCCTTCGAAATGTGACAAAGAATTTTTCCCCAGAGAATGAACTTGGCCGTGGAGGCTTTGGGGTAGTTTATAAGGGAGAACTGGATGATGGTACAAAAATAGCAGTGAAAAGAATGGAGGCTGGTGTCATTACTAGTAAAGCGTTGGATGAATTCCAGTCTGAAATTGCAGTGCTTTCGAAGGTCCGACACCGTCATTTGGTATCTCTTCTTGGTTATTGCATAGAAGGCAATGAGAGAATTCTTGTTTATGAATATATGCCTCAAGGGGCTCTCAGCAAGCATCTGTTCCACTGGAAGAGCTTAAAATTGGAGCCTCTCTCTTGGAAGAGGAGGCTAAATATTGCCTTGGATGTTGCTAGGGGATTGGAGTATCTCCATAGTATGGCTCATCAGAGCTTCATACACAGAGATCTTAAATCTTCAAATATCTTACTCGGAGATGATTTCAGAGCAAAAATCtcagattttggattggtgaAGCTTGCTCCTGATGGGGAGAAATCAGTGGAAACCAGGCTTGCTGGGACTTTTGGATACTTAGCACCAGAATATGCAG TGACAGGCAAAATTACAACCAAAGTAGATGTCTTCAGTTTTGGGGTTGTGCTAATGGAGCTATTGACTGGATTAATGGCACTTGATGACAACAGGCCCGAGGAGAGCCAGTACTTAGCTGCATGGTTCTTGCGCATAAAATCAGATAAAGAAAAACTGGCCGCTGGCATTGACCCAGCCCTTGATGCAAACGAAGAAACATTCGAGAGTATCTACACAATTTCTCAACTAGCTGCACACTGCACTGCAAGAGAGCCTAGCCAAAGGCCAGATATGGGCCACGCCGTGAATGTATTGGCCCCACTTGTGGAAAAATGGAGACCATTCGATGATGACGCAGAGGAATATTCTGGCATTGATTATAATCTTCCTCTTAACCAGATGGTGAAGGGCTGGCAGGAAGGAAAGGACTTCAGTTACATGGCGCTGGAAGATAGCAAGGACAGTATTCCAGCAAGGCCTACAGGATTTGCGGAGTCCTTCACTTCTGCTGATGGTCGGTAA